DNA sequence from the Saccopteryx leptura isolate mSacLep1 chromosome 4, mSacLep1_pri_phased_curated, whole genome shotgun sequence genome:
GACACCAATGAGAACGCGGCGAGAAGGCGAGCGCTCCCCACCCTGGAACTGCCCTGTGTGGAGCTCACCTCTTCTCCACGGAGAGAATGGCTACGCAGGCGTTCTGCAATCTGCGGGCGAGCCGGAGGAGCGTTTTAAACAGAGCATCAGTTAGGTCGTCGTCGTAAAACACTGTGGGCAAGAAGACAGGCACTGGGGAGAACACGCCAAGGTCGGTGAGGTCTGCTCCTCAGAGGGCCCCCCGGATGCTGTGGCCTGAGTCCTTATGACCCCGGCGGCGACCGTGCTCAGGATTAACACTGCACGGGGACGCGGCAGGGAAGATGCTTCTAAAATGCAGACACTGGAGCGGCGGGGACCCTGCGCCTGGCTACCCGCGACGGCGACCCCGGCCGAGAGGGGACGACGCTCTCACCTTCGGCTGCGAGCAGTATGGTGGTGTGGTTGTACAGGTCGGAGATCTCCTCCTCTGACCAGCTGAAGGGGGCTTCAGGATctgggagagaaggaagcaggATGTTTGTGCTCCCTCCTTGCTCTTCGGGCCACCAATGCTCACCGTCAGAgcgactgaaagaggcctcaggCGAGGAAGCGGGGCTGGGGCCGCTGGTGTGGTAGGCACTGCCAGGCGGCTGAATCCCTGCGCCCAGGCTCAGGGGCGCGGCGGCCCACGCAGAGGCGCACAGTGAAAGAGGCGCCCTTCTGCTAGGGGGCCGCGCAGCAGGGAGGGCAGGCGGGCGCGGCCTCCCCTGTGGCCTTGTCGGTGGGCTGTGCCCGTGGCTTGCTGTGACCCTGAGAAAGGGGCTTCACCTCTGCACGAGAATGGTTCCCTCAGAGATGGCTGGGGGGTGACAACACCTAAGGTGTGTGCTTGGCGGGTGACAGGTACTCAACAATGATGTTCCCCACTTGAATTACAGGGAAAATAGTTTTCACAGAAAGAACAAGCGTACAGGTCTGAAACACTCTGTATAGGAATTTAGGAACCCTGACCCAGGGCCCTGAAGCCATGTGGCTGACTCCCTACTACGGGCAGAGGACCGGGTGCCAAGCGGGCGCTGCTGCCTGGCACCACTGCTTGCAGAGAAGTGGTCAGTGTCCTGGGGTCTGAGACTTGGGTTCACACCCGGACCCTGCTGAGCACCAGCCGTGTGACCCTGGGCAGGCACTGAACCTGAGCATTAGTCCTCACTCACTATTCCAGGATTATCGCACCTACTGCCCAGTGTGGTCTGAATGACACGAGTGGCCTGCGGCAGGTGCCCAAATATGACACCTGTCACCTCTAGCTAATGGAGAGAACTTGCCGCGAGCTGTGGGCTGGGGCAGAGCAGGGATTCTGCTGTCAGTCAAGGCCACAGGGCCGCTGGCCTTGAGACATTATAGGAACCACCGAGTCGAACGGGCCACTCGAGGAAGACACGCACCTGTGCAGAGTTCGTCCTTCCGCCAGTCCAGCTCCCTGACTTTAACTACGCTGCCTGCAAAACAAACGACAGAACTCCCCAAACTGGTCAACAATCAAGAAAACAGACTTTTACACTGGACACCAaaatccacccattcatccacccatccatccatccacaattaaaaattttttaaattattgatggattttagtgagagaggaaggggggcaggaAGAGATTTcggggagacaggaacatggctctgttcctgtatgtgccctgatgggggattgaaccggcaacctcgctGCTTCAGAACCAAGccccaaccaactaagctatccagccaggctgTCATTTTTGAGTGCTAAGTATTAGGCCCCATGCCAGACACAGGGAACAGATTTATGACACGTGCCCGTCCTTGGAGACTGCGGCTGAGGAGGGACTGGTCAGTCAGGAGACACCAACAAGGCAGTGTGGTCACGGCCGTGTTAAAGGGCTGTGCCAGGCGCACGGGGCAGGGAGGAGCTCTGTGTCAGACGGGGTGTCAGGGAAAGCTCAGAGAGGTGGTTCACATCTGCGTCTTCCTTCCAGTCCTTGCTGACTGATTACTGTACACTGGGCATTCAACGCCCAGCACAGCAGCGGGGGTCACACACAGGGCCCCTGGCCTCATGGGGCATGTGGTCTAACAGGATGGCAGACGCAATCAACTAGTCACATACAATGGTTCAAGGTGTCATGACTGTCtgttaaggcagtggtccccaaccccgggccgcggaccagtaccggtccctgggccatttggtacaggtccacagagaaagaataaataacttacactatttccattttatttatatttaagtctgaacgatgttttatttttaaaaaatgaccagattccctctgttacatccatctaagactcactcttgacacttgtctcgtaagttcgacaattatatttaaaaataccgcagtttttacgccagtcgcataattttattttgtgtatttatctgtcccaccctaaaggccggtcagtgaaaatattttctgacattaacccgtccgtggcccaaaaaaggttggggaccactgttctaaaggatCTGGTAGCTGGAAAGACCAGATCTGAATCTGGAAAAGTGCCCCAGGCTGCTCAGAGGAAGGGTGGGACAGGCAGTCCAGGGAGGAGGTGGCTGCTGGCATTCATCACCTAAGCTTATTCCTGCAGGTGGGGCAGAACCCGGTGATCTAGCCCAGGGGGAGTCAGCcttcttatacctaccgcccacttctgtatctgtcagtagtaacattttctaaccgcccaccggttccacagtagtgGTGATTTATAGTGgtgatttattatatttaaagtagggaagtcactttactttataaaatttataaagcagagttacagcaagttaaagcatataataataattaccaagtactttatgttggattttcgctaagtttggcagaataaatctttataaaacaacttactatagttaaatctatctttttatttctactttggttgctccgctaccgccccccatgaaagctggaacgtccactagtgggcggtagggaccaggttgaccaccactggtctagCAGATGGCGAGGTGGGGGGTGACATCCCAGACAGTGGGACGAGCACGTGGAATGAGTCCTCGGCTCACTGGGCGCAGGGCTGGAGTGGGACGGTGAGGAGAGAAGCGGGCAAAGCAAGCAGGGGCTGGACCAGGCGGTTTGGGAGCCAGAAGAGCTCGGGCTTTCCCCCCTGAAGGGGTCAGGCCTGCGTCGACCAAGGTCACTCTGGTGCTACACGGAGGGCAGCCTGTGCTGCACAGGGGGCCACTGTGACATCCAGCAGGGAGAGGGCTGAAGCAGGACATGGTGGTGGGTGCGGGAAGAAGACGCAAGGACAGGGCCACCTAGGAACTGAAGTTGCGTGAAGCTAAGACTGTCTACGCCCGCATTCGGCTGGGTGTGCAGGGAAGCAGGCAGAACCCCGTCTGCCAGGGCCCTGGTCCCGGTACTTGTCCCACTTGCCAGACCCCTCCCTCCCAGGCGGAAGACACACGGGACTCACCTCCAGAGCCAGTCAGGTGGCTGTTGAGGGCAAGGTTTTGCTGGCACATGGCCAAGAGATCTGCACCCACATCTGGAATGACAGAAGGGCATGTTGTCAAGTGCCAGCCAGTGCAACACATTTACCTCGGTGTTTTTGCCTGGAGAGAGCTGGTGTCAACAGCACGACTACAGACACGTGCAAAACTGAAACTAAAGTGTCTATGTGTTTCACTGGCAACATTTAACGTGCTCACCTTAGGCTCTTTTGAATGAACTCCTTAAGTAAGGAATGACCCTCCTGGTGGAGGCAGGTTGTGTGCACCAAACGGAAGCGTGCGAGTCCCCCTTTTCCACGTTTTTATGAAACTGCACAGCACTTCCCCTAGTCCACCCCAAgtgcttcttttcccttttttctttaaagattttatttattgggcctgacctgtggtgcagtggataaagcgtcgacctggaacactgaagtcgctggttcaaaaccctgggcttgcccggtcaaggcacatatgggagttgatgcttcctgcacctcccccttctctctctcttctctaaaatgaataaatttaaaaaagattttatttattcattttacagaggggggagcgagaagtatcaactcatagttgcttcacgtgTCCCTTGATtgcttgtacatgccttgaccgggcaagcccggggtttcgaaccggcaacctcagccttccaggcagacgctctatccactgcgccaccacaggccaggcccgaGTGTTTCTAACAACCCCATGAGTCGGTATTGTGGTTCCCACCTTACAGATAAAGAACTCAAGTAAAGTCATGTAACTAATAAGAGCaagggctgggatttgaacctaggtctcTGACTCCAAATCTAAGCTCACTCTTTGACCCCCCAGCAAGCTGACCAGAGTTAGAAGGGTGTCTGGGTGAAGTTAACGGATACGCAGAGTAGATGCAAACATGCTCTCCTGTATATGACTCATGGTCACTGCCATCTGCGTCTCTCCCAGCCACCTGTTACTCTGACCAGGTGGGGTTTCCTACCATTTCAGCAGTGCTAGAAGCGGGGGGCTGCGGCACTTTGCTAAATATTAACTTTCAATTAGGAGAACGTATGTGTGGAAGGAACAGAAAGTCTTGTCAATGACTTCTGCCTGCCCACTGTGTCTGATGCCCCCATCCTGAGCCTGGTAAAGCGGGGAGGGCTCTCTGCTCACCGAGGGGACACACCTGTCCTTTCTCCTGGTCCACCGGCTGCAGAGGAGACTGACGGTGTGGGCCTGACAGCACAGCGCTGGTTCTGAAGTGTTTATGCCTCTCTGATAGTTTTTGTCATAATAGATCTTGTGTGGGATTCATGAAACAGAGAGAGGACCAGCTCCTGCTGAGGGGGGTGGGACACCTGGAGCCCTGGGGctgttcccccaccccttctcacaCATGGCTTTGGTCAGCTATTTGACCCTAGCCTCAGTCTGCCATTTGGACACAGGGGCAGTAACAGGCTCCCTCGCGACTGCCCAGGGTCACTGTGAAGTTATGGAAGGGTACTGATGTGCATGAAAGGCTTTACTGGCTCTAATGTGCCACCCAAGGGCATGCTCTCTTCTTCACGCGGTAAACCTCTCTCGGGGATAGGACAACCTGATTCCGTCCTGCTACTGGGCACCAGGCCCAGGGCACAGCTCCTGGGGCCGCACGATGGCCTGACCCTGAGAAGCGCTCCCTGGCACCCACATGGAGTTGCTGAGGAGCATGAAACAGGGAGGCTGCCTGCAGACCCGACAGTGGGTAGCTCGGGGCATCTGAAAAGCTCGCCTGAATCACAGGCGATCCCTCACTCCCCCCTTCCTATCTCAGGACCAAGGGACGCAACCTACGAACACGTGAACCAGGAGTCAGTGAAATGCAAACCAGCTTGGCGGGTACCATGTTCACCTGGTagatattaaagatttaaaatatgataataatatCTGCCTGATAACACTCTCCTATAAACTGTTAACACGCCTTCTATAAAAGCATGCTGGCGAGTCTGTTGATAGTCCCGTGCGCAAGCTGGTTTGCTGGTTTCCATCAAGTGTGGTTATGTGAGATGTTATCAATGAAGGGCGCTGCTGGAGGTTACCCGACACTTTCTAAAATAGCCTAGCAACTTCTGTGTGAGCCTactgatatttcaaaattaaaagttaaaagagaaaTCAGTTCGCGATATGTATCAAACGCTTCAGAAAGGTCATATTCGTGTCTAGGAATCTAGTCTAACAGTGAAGGAAGGTGCTCACTGCAGTGCAACtggcaaatgaaaaacaaaaatatcaggGACAACCAGAATGCCCAGCAAAgggaaatggttaaaaaaaaagatgaattatgACCTGGTCATTTAAATcctatttgtaaataatatttaacgATATGGGAAAATacccttaaaaatgtttttcagggGTTTTGGAGGACACAGTACTGAACATAGTTTGACTGCAGCTATGGTTTGGGAGTATGTACACAcaagggaaaaggaaaacagtTAAAACAGATTGTGAAACGTGTGCTCCCGAGCACAGCAGCCTGCCCTGGTACTTGCTCCTGGGTCCCTGCATCTGGCCCAGGTCGGGCACATGGTAGGGGGCTCAACAGACGGCGCATGGGTGACTGGATCTGGGGATTCTAAAATTATGAGGAATTGCTATTTGCTGTTCTCCACTAAGAGTGAGCAAGGTGTCTATAATCGGGAAAAAATAACAAGCCTGTTTTTGAGTCTTCTAAGAGGCACATTCTTCGTGGTTTCTGGGCTGTTTGCTCTTCCCTGGGGGTGTGGCCCGAGCCGCTGTTGCCTTGGGAAGCGGAAGCCGTCCCGCCCCCGCGGTGCTGCGGCCACCAAGGATGGTGCTGCTGGGTCATTCTGACATTACTGAGAAAACCACGGACAGGGTGGCAAAATCACTAGCAGCCAACGTCCCATTTCCATCTCTCCTTTTTCCAGTCAGCACGTGCTCTGTGAAGAGACGACCCCCGCTCGGGCTGGGAGGTGGGCGTTACCTGTACAGTACACGGTCTGCGCCAGGGTGGCGGCGACGACGCTGGCTAACCCCGTGCCCGCTCCGAGTTCCAGCACGGTGCGTCCCTGGAAGAGGTCCCACTGGAACAGGATGTAGTCAGCCAGGAGCAGGGCGCCCCGCCACACCTGGAGGGAGACGGACAAGGAATGACAGGCGAAGTGAGGCTCTCTTCAGGGCCGTGGGAAGCGGACCGGACCTACCCACCTGCTTGCCAACATCCTCCAGGGGCGTGGCCATGGTGTGTTCTGGACAGGATGGAAATCAAAAGAGAAAGGGCCACTGTGAAAATGGGGATGGACATAACACAGACAGATGAGGCGCATGGCAATCTGCACACACAGTGGGATGGCCACCAGGGGCGGGCATCTAAGGAGCAGCGGAAACACAAGCTGTGCTACCAGCTGGGAGGGGACATTTGAGTGCCCCTCACAGACCAGGCACCAGTAAAGCCTTTTATGCACACCAGGGCCCACTCTCAGATAGCTAGATCTGAAGACAGTCTGAAGACCGGGGTCACAAGAGGTCTTGGCCCAAACTAAACAAACATGCATACCCACATTCCACTTCTTATGTTTAATAACTGTCTACTAAAATTGTCACACTTATATTGCTTTGATGGACTGTATGCTTATAATAATCACAGCTCatcccaaaatattttatttatttatttatttatttatttttcagagagagagagagagagagagagagagatagacagggacagacagacaggaacggagagagatgagaagcatcaatcattagtttttcattgcgcgttgcaacaccttagttgttcatcgattgctctcccacatgtgccttgaccacgggccttcagcagaccgagcaaccccttgctggagtcagcaaccttgggttcaagctggtgggcctttttgctcaaaccagatgagcccacgctcaatctggccaccttggggtctcaaacctgggtcctctgcatcccagtccaacgctctatccactgcgccaccgcctggtcaggctattttcttaGAAGCGCATGAGGAGTTAACAAAATAAGTTTtgagttttatattcttttttaggtGAAGAGAGGTACTGTATTCTCAAGCACAAAGGATGTTAGGATAAAATCTGGTGGTGGCAGtgggagaagaaaatagaaacatgagGCCAAAGAGAAGAAGGAATAATGGCAAATATTTTGTCTGTTAAATAAGGActggctcttttatttttttaatgagcaagagagagagagagacaaaaagggagagatgaaaagcatcaactcatagctgtggcaccttagttgtttactgattgctcctcatatgcaccttgacctgggggcttcagcagagccactgaccccttgctcaagccagtgaccttgggctttaagcccgtgacctctgggctcaagccagcaaccttgggttcatgtctatgatcccatgctcaagccagtgaccacgtgctcaggccagatgagcccacactcaagtcagtgatctcagggttttgaacttgacaCCTccgtgtcccaggtcgacgctctatccactgtgacatcaCCAGTCAGGCACTGGCTCTTTTCTTTTAAGCAACATGGAGATGGCTAtcaaatttaaaacacacacatgcactgtaGGGTAGCTTTGCATGCTTAGTGGACTTGCAAGAATGAAACCACAAGCCTACAACAAAACAGGAGGCAGGACCGAGGTAtgtaaggagggaggagacgGCAAGGCTGGAAGCAGTTCGGTGATGCTCCTGTCCATGAGGGTCTGTCTAGGAGGTGAGGTGGGCAGCCTGCACATCTTGTTTGCTTTTGGTCCCCTTAAGCACTCAAGGTCCAAGCGTCTCAGTGGCAAGGGTGCTGCCATGTTTACAGATAAGTGCTATTCGCACAATGGGGTCCAGGAGATAAGCTAACTGCTTTGTCTGGTGCTCAGCTGAAGCAGCAGTTATCTGTCTCCAAGCCAGTGAGAAACCGGCTGTGCGCAAGGGTTCCCCGGGGACTCAGCCTGCTCTGACCGTTTCTCCAGAGCAAATCTCACCAGAGATTTCTGCCCTTCAGGACGACTTAGAATCTGACCCCTAAAGCAAAGGTGATTAATGCATTGCCCACCAGCATCTTGTCTGGATCTGACATTGTGATttggaagaagccagttttagTAAGATATGCTTTCTTCAGAGGGGTTTCAGATTGCTAAGCCCATGTGTACCCACTTGGCTTGACAAGGGAACAAAAGCATGTGCACTGAAACACCAACCCGGAGTCCCTCACTAGCCTGGGgcatggagacttgacttgatcCTCACAATGGCCCTGTGAAGTAGTTATCACCACCCTATTTTACAGCTCAAGACACTGAGACTGACTGAGGCCTGGTGTTACCTAGGAAAAGTGCATCCTCTATaagccagacactgtgctaaatgctttgcaagtaagatttcatttaatcttcaaaaccaCTCAATGAAACAGGTTTGAGTGTGAGCTTCAAGATGAGGAAAACGAGGCCAGGGGATTAGAGCGGCTGCCCCAGGTCACAGAGCTGGCAAGGGGCAGATGTGGGATCCAAGTCAGGCTGCCTGCCTGCTGTCCGCCAGCCTCTCCCCCCGGAGGGAGGCGCTTCCTCTTAAAGTGGAGGAGGACCTTAACAGGTGCCCAAGGATGGTTTAAAACACGGGGACTCAGCTGGCAGGCTAAAGGCCTGTGTGTttgctgggggggtgggggtggttagGCTTAGGTAAAGTGGCCTccagggccctgcccccaccgccACCACTCCCCCCTCCCAGACTTGCAGCTCCTACGTGTGGCTGGTGTGTCCTCTCACGGGGGCCTCCTGCCGCCTCCCATGCCCTCATTCCAGTCTGCCTGGCCCAGCCTCCGCGCTGTGCCCTCTGCTTCCCGACCCCAGGGCACTCTACCACCAGGGTCTCAGTCCAACGCAGTCATTTCTCCAACGAGTTTAGCTGTATTCCAGGGGTTAGAATTCCCTTTAGAGGGAAGACAGACTGAGCTCAGAGAGACCTGCGTGGGAACAGGGTTTGTCACATTCTAGCTGGATGGCCTGAGCCACTGAGATCCTCAGAGCCAGGGCCACAGTTTGCTCATTTACAAAATGAGGAAAATTGATCAGACTTTACTTCGAACCTTGGGCCTGTGGCTACCTAGCAGGTCCACGGGTAAACTTTTTAGGTTTTTGATAATCCCCTGGAAAACACATTCTCCTTCCCAAgggcagttgtttttttttaaaatcagtttctcAAATGGTCCCCATAACCCGGAGAAATGACTTGGTTCACGGCTGAGAGAGAAAGCATGAGTGACCTCTGTTTAGCATCGACCCTGGGCTAGGCCCCTGAGTAGACACTTTCTGGGCATTTATTAAATTATCACTGAAAGCCAGGAATGGGAGTATCCCTGACCCCATTTCACAGGTGCAAAAACTGGGGGGCTGAGTGGCAAGacatgtgcccaaggtcacttgatTTGTGAGGGTGGAGATCAGTTCAAAACCCAGCTGTGCAGGACACAGGAGTCCAAGACCCACCCCCACACCACATTTTGCAGACGGGAGTGTGATGGCAGCAAGTGAAATAGTTAGGAGTTCCACTTAAGCTTAAGCACTCGAGCACCTTTCTATTCCATCCTCAGGGCAGGTCGGACCGACGGACTGAGAGCTGAAAAGGAGGCGAACTTCGGGCACTGGGCACCAGGAGACAGGGAAATGGGCGGTGGGGAGCAGGCCACACACCAGCCCTTTCCCGTGGGACTTTATTATTAGCTCGGGGGAAGGTAAGTTCCCAGAACATTAAACACACGCACATCAGAGGCCAAACACTCATGAAATGACCAGgtctgcccctccccttctcgggTAGGCCAAGTGAGGACTGAGAAAAATGAGTCTTCATCGACCCTGCACCCCGATGAGAACAGAAATGTGCAACGTTCTGATCACATGACCTGCATAAGAACGTGGGCTGTGGCGTCAGACGGACCTGGGTATGAATCGTGGCTTGCACAAGTTTCTCAatgtctttgagcctcagttccctcttctgtgaaatgggaatactCATTCTTGGAAAGAGTAATCCATGGGTTAGAGGTAATCCAAGAACACAGAGAGTGAGGTCATGGCGTGAATTCCACGTCTGGTACTCGCTGGTACCAGGAGAACAAGCGGCTAGAACACAGCCCACCTGGTACCAGCAGCACCTGGTAACTGTTGAACAGATGGGCAGACGGGTATCAGAGCTGCTGTCCTGTCTGTTGGTTTGGGGAGTGCTCCCATGGACCCTGTGCCCCTAGCCCAGGCCAGTGCCCAGCTTTACCTGGGTCTTCAAGCGCCATCGGGAACCCTAGATCTCAATGAACAGACTCAAACCAGAGCTCCTCTCCCCCAAGTGAGCAGGGCTGGTCAAGAGTCCTGGCTGTGGGAACAGATCACACAGATTCAGAACCTTCCCCGTGGCCAAGTGGCGTGGCCTTGGGCTTGTCACTTCCTCACCTGTCCTCCCCTCAGAGGGGCTGTGAAGCCTACGGGAGGTGATGTAGGTGAAATAGCAGAACACAACAGGTGTTTAACCAGCACGGCTCAATTTCTGCCCTGGATCCTCATCGCTCCTGGCATTTCTAGGGATTTGATATCCTGGTGTCACCAAATCCTATGTCTGAGTGGTGGACGCTCTCAGCCTTGACTGCTGAAGCTTCTGTCCCACCCCACCTCTCCTGCTCCTCGCTCCCAGCTCCTGGTCCATCTGATTGGCCCACAAGACTCCTCCAGATTAAATCTGGATCTACCTCCTCATCCCTCTGCCACAGTCTAGCTCCAGGATCTCCCAGGGCCCCTGTTACTGGCCAGACTAGCCAAGGGTTCCACACCGTCTACCCCTGAACCACACCAGCAGCACGCTGGGTGCGAACATCAACGTGGGAGGCAACAACAgcaaggcttcctggaagaggtgatgGCTAATGGCTATGATACCCTGGCCTGGGCCCGAACGCAGCCAGCACTTAAAAACGCACCACGACCGAATCAATACTGCGGTGCTGCCTTGGTACCAGGTGAGCGAGACCTTTACTCACCTATCCTGATGATATCGTGGGTGCTGCTCTCCCGTGCTTTGTCTCCCAGGACTTCATCTTCTTCCTGCGTTAGAATCATGGGATGTACCTTGTCTCTCAGAGGCCACACAGGGTCAGGGTCAGAGGGGGCCCGTGGTCTTCTCACGACGTCCAAATCTCCATCTTCGTCCAGCTGAgctcctgccccttcctggcCAGTGACATCAGCACCAGCCTGCGTGGGGGACCCCTCACTGCTGCAGCTACTCCCGGGAGGGGAGCCAGTGCTGCCTGTCCCAGCAGGAGTCTCCTCTGTGGGAACAGCTCTGTGATCATCGCCCTGAGTCCCTGAGTCTGTCCGAGAGTCTTGGTTCCACACAAGCTGGAACCGggagagaaaaactgaaagacaaAACACAAAAGGAGGCTATTTCCAGCtgtcttcttttcccttcttttttcagAAAATCTGGTTTCTGGAAAGAGTGGAGACATACTAAGGGTCTGTTGATTCAGCCACAACACGGGGGCCACCAAAGCAACCACAAACACCACCGAGGGCATCTACAGTGAAGGCACTCGGCCAGTATTATTTCATTTGACCCTCGCACTCACTATGAAGATGGTGGTAATGACTCCATCTAAGAGACGTTAGAAGTCTctaaactgaggcttagaagtTAAGTGAGCTGACAAGGCCACACAGCTCTGAAGGTGGCTGAGACTGAGGAAAGATTCAAACCTAGCCTGGTCGATTCCAAAGCCGACACCCTTCCACTATACTATTCCACTTCTGAAGGTCTGAAGGACAGGACAAGGACACCAAGGGTTCCTCACCATCTGGTGGCCTGAAAGTCATTGGGACAAGTTTCAGTAAGAATATGTGTACGAGGAGAGGTGGGCTGGAGGCAGGAGGCCTAAGGACTGGAGCAGACAGTCCCAGGCTGGAATCCTCCATCTCTGCAGGCTGTCTGACCCAGGGCAAGTCACTTATctgttctgagcctcagtttctggaATCCAGGAATCCAAACTGAGACATGAGGGAAGAGGGAGTTATTAGTCACACCAGGATAAGCTAATACACAGTGACCGGAGCTGGGGAGGGTGGCCAGGGAGGACCTGTCTGACACGACATCTGAGGGCTAAGAGGAAAGAATGTTCTGGGCAGAGTGAACAGCAAAGGCAAAGgcactgagggagggaggggtgtgcACTGTGTGAGGGGCAGAAAGGAGCAAAAGTGGCCACAGAGCAGTAAGGGG
Encoded proteins:
- the METTL22 gene encoding methyltransferase-like protein 22 isoform X4, producing MDEVTFKSDTVLSDVHLYTPNQRHLMVRLNSMGQPVFLSRFQLVWNQDSRTDSGTQGDDHRAVPTEETPAGTGSTGSPPGSSCSSEGSPTQAGADVTGQEGAGAQLDEDGDLDVVRRPRAPSDPDPVWPLRDKVHPMILTQEEDEVLGDKARESSTHDIIRIEHTMATPLEDVGKQVWRGALLLADYILFQWDLFQGRTVLELGAGTGLASVVAATLAQTVYCTDVGADLLAMCQQNLALNSHLTGSGDPEAPFSWSEEEISDLYNHTTILLAAEVFYDDDLTDALFKTLLRLARRLQNACVAILSVEKRLNFTLSHLDVTCEAYDHFRSCLRQLEQLRDGPLRFAVEPVEASFPQHLVYERIRQLELWKIFVEPVR
- the METTL22 gene encoding methyltransferase-like protein 22 isoform X2, whose product is MDEVTFKSDTVLSDVHLYTPNQRHLMVRLNSMGQPVFLSRFQLVWNQDSRTDSGTQGDDHRAVPTEETPAGTGSTGSPPGSSCSSEGSPTQAGADVTGQEGAGAQLDEDGDLDVVRRPRAPSDPDPVWPLRDKVHPMILTQEEDEVLGDKARESSTHDIIRIEHTMATPLEDVGKQVWRGALLLADYILFQWDLFQGRTVLELGAGTGLASVVAATLAQTVYCTDVGADLLAMCQQNLALNSHLTGSGGSVVKVRELDWRKDELCTDPEAPFSWSEEEISDLYNHTTILLAAEVFYDDDLTDALFKTLLRLARRLQNACVAILSVEKRLNFTLSHLDVTCEAYDHFRSCLRQLEQLRDGPLRFAVEPVEASFPQHLVYERIRQLELWKIFVEPVR
- the METTL22 gene encoding methyltransferase-like protein 22 isoform X3, which encodes MDEVTFKSDTVLSDVHLYTPNQRHLMVRLNSMGQPVFLSRFQLVWNQDSRTDSGTQGDDHRAVPTEETPAGTGSTGSPPGSSCSSEGSPTQAGADVTGQEGAGAQLDEDGDLDVVRRPRAPSDPDPVWPLRDKVHPMILTQEEDEVLGDKARESSTHDIIRIEHTMATPLEDVGKQVWRGALLLADYILFQWDLFQGRTVLELGAGTGLASVVAATLAQTVYCTDVGADLLAMCQQNLALNSHLTGSGDPEAPFSWSEEEISDLYNHTTILLAAEVPVFLPTVFYDDDLTDALFKTLLRLARRLQNACVAILSVEKRLNFTLSHLDVTCEAYDHFRSCLRQLEQLRDGPLRFAVEPVEASFPQHLVYERIRQLELWKIFVEPVR
- the METTL22 gene encoding methyltransferase-like protein 22 isoform X1, which translates into the protein MDEVTFKSDTVLSDVHLYTPNQRHLMVRLNSMGQPVFLSRFQLVWNQDSRTDSGTQGDDHRAVPTEETPAGTGSTGSPPGSSCSSEGSPTQAGADVTGQEGAGAQLDEDGDLDVVRRPRAPSDPDPVWPLRDKVHPMILTQEEDEVLGDKARESSTHDIIRIEHTMATPLEDVGKQVWRGALLLADYILFQWDLFQGRTVLELGAGTGLASVVAATLAQTVYCTDVGADLLAMCQQNLALNSHLTGSGGSVVKVRELDWRKDELCTDPEAPFSWSEEEISDLYNHTTILLAAEVPVFLPTVFYDDDLTDALFKTLLRLARRLQNACVAILSVEKRLNFTLSHLDVTCEAYDHFRSCLRQLEQLRDGPLRFAVEPVEASFPQHLVYERIRQLELWKIFVEPVR